A window of Pyrobaculum aerophilum str. IM2 contains these coding sequences:
- a CDS encoding DUF401 family protein, translating to MLPAFLIVVLFIIGATLSRKIDVSISLALGALAYGLTALGPAKFLTATLSAFNQSMAYVITSLIFAMALGYLIKEEGEKVASGLLSLGPRAAAFAIPAAIGLLPMPGGAYISAVVSDPLYGKMGLKSHEKTFINYFMRHIWIPVWPLFQGVLITAAVLSVSVWQVVEWSWPAALIALTSGLAVGLPLVKRVEASGRPRDLITLWPLAAVALLSFALPLPLAVASAYLAYVIIKKTPGDFILKSLKYALNPRILAIIIFSLVFAEYIKESGLSREFAESLGAFSAVAIFTIPFAIGLATGVEFTFASLAFPPIAPLIQGPSLALAFAGGFLGVMLSPAHSCLVLTREYYKSDIVSVYRLLARAAVIFTALSFLFYLLILY from the coding sequence ATGCTACCGGCTTTTTTAATAGTAGTACTTTTTATTATAGGAGCCACCCTGTCCCGTAAAATTGACGTCTCTATTTCCCTAGCGCTGGGGGCCTTGGCATACGGCCTCACGGCGTTGGGCCCCGCCAAATTCTTAACGGCTACTCTATCGGCATTTAACCAGTCCATGGCGTATGTAATTACGTCGCTGATTTTCGCCATGGCGCTGGGCTATTTAATAAAAGAAGAGGGAGAGAAAGTTGCAAGCGGCCTTCTCTCCCTAGGTCCCAGGGCCGCCGCCTTCGCCATCCCAGCGGCCATAGGGCTACTCCCCATGCCGGGCGGGGCTTATATTAGCGCCGTGGTGTCCGATCCCCTTTATGGGAAAATGGGGCTCAAAAGCCACGAAAAGACGTTTATCAACTATTTTATGCGCCACATTTGGATACCGGTGTGGCCCCTCTTCCAAGGGGTCTTGATTACAGCAGCCGTCCTTTCAGTCTCAGTCTGGCAAGTAGTGGAGTGGTCGTGGCCAGCGGCTTTAATCGCGCTTACCTCAGGCCTTGCTGTGGGCCTCCCCCTTGTGAAGAGAGTGGAGGCGAGCGGGAGGCCTCGGGATTTAATAACTCTGTGGCCTCTGGCGGCAGTGGCTTTGCTGTCTTTCGCGCTGCCGCTACCTCTGGCGGTGGCCTCGGCGTACTTGGCTTATGTTATTATTAAGAAGACGCCGGGGGATTTTATCCTCAAGTCGTTAAAATACGCCCTTAATCCCCGCATACTGGCTATTATTATCTTCTCCCTGGTGTTCGCGGAATATATTAAGGAGAGCGGGTTGAGCAGAGAGTTTGCCGAAAGCCTGGGGGCCTTCTCCGCTGTGGCTATTTTTACAATTCCATTCGCCATCGGCCTGGCCACGGGCGTTGAGTTTACCTTCGCCAGCCTCGCCTTTCCTCCAATAGCCCCCCTTATTCAAGGCCCCTCCCTCGCCTTGGCATTTGCAGGCGGCTTTCTCGGAGTAATGCTCAGCCCCGCCCATTCATGTCTAGTATTAACT
- a CDS encoding 30S ribosomal protein S30e: protein MPSHGSLTKAGKVRNQTPKIPAKPRKNLTPRRRNIRNYKRRVLYASSQTASPAEA from the coding sequence ATGCCATCACACGGATCCTTAACAAAGGCCGGGAAAGTCAGGAACCAGACGCCGAAGATACCAGCAAAGCCGAGGAAAAACTTGACGCCTCGTAGGAGGAATATTAGGAACTACAAGAGGAGGGTGCTATACGCCTCTTCTCAAACCGCCTCACCCGCCGAGGCCTAG
- the tsaA gene encoding tRNA (N6-threonylcarbamoyladenosine(37)-N6)-methyltransferase TrmO: MPCFEPIGYVRHQYPDDEVRRRAVDAVIEVLPQYEEGLRGIEEFSHVIIIAHLHKHRGRPLVVRPKRIEGAPEVGVFSTDSPDRPNPIGITIARLLKREGRILYVEGVDLFNETPVLDIKGFSPKRCPASVATPWWAD; encoded by the coding sequence ATGCCGTGTTTTGAGCCCATTGGCTATGTGAGACATCAATACCCCGACGACGAGGTGAGGAGGAGGGCCGTGGACGCCGTCATAGAGGTTTTGCCGCAGTATGAAGAGGGCTTAAGGGGCATTGAGGAATTCAGCCACGTCATTATTATAGCCCACCTTCACAAACACAGAGGGAGGCCCCTTGTGGTTAGGCCAAAACGCATTGAGGGAGCTCCTGAGGTGGGGGTTTTCTCAACCGACAGCCCCGACAGGCCCAATCCCATCGGCATTACCATCGCCCGGTTGCTGAAAAGGGAGGGCAGGATTTTATACGTCGAGGGAGTTGACTTGTTCAACGAGACCCCTGTATTAGACATCAAGGGGTTTTCGCCTAAAAGGTGCCCTGCCTCTGTGGCTACGCCTTGGTGGGCAGATTAA
- a CDS encoding anion transporter has product MTADAAVALLLAALVVGGMVARPIYPKLPTWSLMSLAAFIAVFLGPLTVDDVPRVINVEVVLFLVGMFSIVALAELSGLLDAFAYWFVSLFKSRLSVYTASSLLFGLLSAFAVNDTVALMGPPVAAAIARASGIEYRHMFLLLAFSLTIGSVMTPIGNPQNMLIAVESGIKAPFITFLSRLAIPTLINLIITPVVLFKILGIKNERVSFVALPKELIKNGRDAAVAAVVLIGTVAAMAANDLAALSGHPHIHNIGFIPFVAASLLYFFASSPREVLARVEWGTVIFFLAMFITMEAIWRGGILQPIISAVLPTYTGSAYDILAITAISLFLSQVLSNVPFVSLFSTYLHSLGVTDPKAWLTLAMASTIAGNLTLLGAASNIIILEVLETRFHSTITFAQFIKYGSLITAINTAIYLPFLLI; this is encoded by the coding sequence ATGACTGCAGACGCCGCGGTGGCCCTCTTACTAGCCGCATTGGTGGTAGGAGGGATGGTAGCCCGGCCGATATACCCAAAGCTACCCACTTGGTCGCTGATGTCCCTCGCCGCGTTTATCGCCGTGTTCCTCGGCCCCCTGACCGTAGACGACGTGCCCCGGGTTATAAACGTAGAGGTCGTGTTGTTTCTCGTCGGCATGTTCTCTATAGTAGCCTTGGCGGAGCTCAGCGGACTCCTAGACGCCTTTGCCTATTGGTTCGTCTCGTTATTTAAATCGAGGCTGTCCGTATACACAGCCTCTTCGTTATTATTCGGCTTGCTGTCCGCCTTTGCCGTAAACGACACAGTGGCTCTAATGGGCCCCCCAGTTGCCGCGGCAATTGCCAGAGCCTCTGGAATAGAGTATAGGCACATGTTTTTACTCCTAGCCTTCTCGCTCACAATAGGCTCTGTTATGACGCCAATTGGCAACCCTCAAAATATGTTAATAGCTGTGGAGTCTGGAATAAAGGCGCCGTTTATCACCTTCCTCTCCCGCCTCGCCATACCTACGTTGATAAACTTAATTATTACCCCCGTAGTCCTCTTTAAGATACTCGGCATTAAAAACGAAAGAGTCAGCTTTGTGGCGTTGCCCAAGGAGTTAATTAAAAACGGCAGAGACGCGGCGGTAGCGGCTGTGGTATTAATCGGCACTGTGGCGGCGATGGCGGCCAACGACCTGGCCGCCCTCTCCGGCCACCCCCATATTCACAACATAGGCTTTATCCCCTTTGTCGCCGCGTCGCTACTTTATTTCTTCGCCTCATCGCCCAGAGAGGTGTTAGCCAGAGTGGAGTGGGGCACTGTAATTTTCTTCCTCGCCATGTTTATAACCATGGAGGCCATATGGCGCGGAGGCATTTTACAGCCGATAATCTCCGCAGTACTGCCAACGTATACAGGTAGCGCCTACGATATATTAGCCATTACGGCCATATCCCTATTTTTGAGCCAAGTGTTGAGCAACGTGCCCTTTGTAAGCCTCTTTTCTACTTATTTACACAGCCTTGGAGTAACCGACCCTAAGGCGTGGCTTACATTAGCAATGGCGTCAACAATAGCGGGAAATTTGACGCTGTTGGGAGCCGCCTCAAACATAATAATATTAGAAGTGCTGGAGACTAGGTTCCACTCCACTATAACCTTCGCTCAATTTATAAAATACGGGTCGCTTATTACGGCGATAAACACTGCTATTTACCTCCCCTTTCTCCTCATTTAA
- the trpA gene encoding tryptophan synthase subunit alpha yields the protein MLSKPGLGVYLVASWPSKDTYEKAIRGLEGIADFFELGLPSKNPKYDGPFIRKAHREAGEPLWLRPQAPTYIMTYWEEHRGNLDGLFTLAAEIRARGVLAPDLLIDFPEELELYLKYAREYALAPAFFVPGKFPHWLVKRLTSAEPDFIYLGLYAATGVELPVYVERNVKIIRQLAGDVYIVAGFAIDSPSKAARLIEAGADGVVVGTAFMRRLQNSVDSALSFLKSIKEALK from the coding sequence ATGCTCAGCAAGCCTGGGCTCGGGGTATACCTCGTGGCCAGCTGGCCGAGTAAAGACACGTACGAGAAGGCCATTAGAGGTCTGGAGGGGATAGCGGATTTCTTCGAGCTGGGATTGCCGAGTAAAAACCCAAAATACGACGGTCCTTTTATAAGAAAGGCCCATAGAGAGGCGGGGGAGCCTCTGTGGCTCCGGCCCCAGGCCCCGACCTATATCATGACGTATTGGGAAGAGCATAGGGGAAATCTAGATGGTCTTTTCACGCTGGCGGCCGAGATCAGAGCAAGGGGGGTTTTGGCGCCGGACTTATTAATAGACTTCCCGGAGGAGCTTGAGCTGTACCTCAAATACGCCAGGGAATACGCCCTAGCGCCGGCGTTTTTCGTCCCGGGGAAGTTCCCCCACTGGCTAGTAAAGCGGCTGACCTCCGCAGAGCCGGATTTTATATACCTCGGCCTCTACGCGGCAACTGGTGTGGAGCTGCCTGTATACGTGGAGAGGAACGTGAAAATTATCAGACAGCTCGCGGGAGATGTGTATATAGTGGCAGGTTTTGCCATTGACTCCCCTTCAAAAGCCGCGAGGCTTATAGAGGCTGGCGCCGACGGCGTGGTGGTCGGAACGGCGTTTATGCGCCGCTTGCAAAACAGCGTTGATAGCGCTCTCTCTTTTCTAAAGAGCATAAAAGAGGCGCTTAAATGA
- a CDS encoding anthranilate synthase component II, translating to MDLTLIVDNYDSFVYNIAHYVAEAGSRPIVLRNDEVSVKLVERIRPDRIIISPGPGHPENPRDVGASPDIIREFTGRVPILGVCLGHQIIGVVFGARVRKARTIKHGKTSEVRHMGGVLYAGVPEVFRAMRYHSLVIDDLPEVLKVEAVSLDDGEIMGVRHVEHSTFGVQFHPESVGTPYGLRIIKNFIDLA from the coding sequence ATGGACTTGACGCTTATTGTGGACAACTACGACAGTTTTGTCTATAACATAGCCCACTACGTGGCAGAGGCCGGCAGCAGGCCTATTGTTTTGAGGAACGACGAGGTGTCGGTGAAGCTCGTGGAGAGGATTAGGCCAGATCGCATTATTATATCGCCGGGACCGGGGCACCCAGAAAACCCGAGGGACGTAGGCGCCTCGCCCGATATAATTAGGGAGTTCACCGGAAGGGTGCCAATACTGGGAGTCTGCCTGGGCCACCAAATAATCGGCGTGGTATTCGGCGCAAGAGTGCGCAAAGCCCGGACGATTAAACACGGGAAAACCAGCGAGGTGCGCCACATGGGCGGCGTGTTGTACGCGGGAGTGCCCGAGGTTTTTAGAGCCATGAGGTATCACAGCCTTGTTATTGACGACTTGCCCGAGGTTTTAAAAGTAGAGGCGGTGTCTCTCGACGACGGCGAGATTATGGGAGTGAGGCACGTGGAACACTCCACATTCGGCGTGCAATTCCACCCGGAGTCTGTGGGAACGCCATACGGACTGAGGATAATAAAAAACTTCATAGACTTGGCGTAA
- a CDS encoding anthranilate synthase component I: protein MRKVPLSKLPEPRALARGLYADGEEFVALLESGMGYAERSRYTLVAWGVAEKYVSWGPDVYKMAYTAYKKIRQFNSPFGGDVVIGAVSYDASAYIEPLLLRYGKVDKTLPAAFFIKPEGWVLYDKLLGRAYIYGELPALKSGGVDSPRVRGPVAGTDDSSFKRWVAEAKRRIEEGEIFQVVLSRHVDFAVDGDLFSLYTSMASINPSPYMYFIKWRGLYLLGTSPELLVKVQGDRAETHPIAGTRPRGATEEEDLALEEDMLQDEKELAEHYMLVDLARNDLGRVCRPGTVKVDELFAVEKYSRVQHIVSRVLCVLEKKATPVDALFATHPAGTVSGAPKVRAMEIIAELEDEPRGYYAGSVGFLSPNMSEFAIVIRTAIVKDGLLRLQAGAGVVYDSTPEREFRETEAKLKALKEALGLWT from the coding sequence ATGAGAAAAGTCCCCCTATCAAAACTGCCTGAGCCCAGGGCCCTCGCGCGGGGGCTTTACGCAGATGGGGAGGAGTTCGTGGCGTTGTTAGAATCGGGTATGGGTTACGCTGAACGCAGTAGATATACTCTCGTGGCGTGGGGAGTAGCTGAGAAATACGTCTCGTGGGGGCCCGACGTATATAAAATGGCGTATACTGCGTATAAGAAGATAAGACAGTTCAACTCGCCGTTTGGAGGCGACGTAGTCATAGGGGCTGTTTCTTACGACGCCTCTGCGTATATAGAGCCATTGCTGTTACGTTACGGGAAGGTCGACAAGACGCTCCCCGCGGCGTTTTTCATAAAGCCAGAGGGCTGGGTTTTGTACGACAAACTCCTAGGCCGCGCCTATATTTACGGAGAGCTCCCGGCCCTAAAAAGCGGGGGAGTCGACTCGCCCCGCGTGAGGGGGCCTGTGGCTGGGACTGACGACAGTTCGTTTAAGAGGTGGGTTGCGGAGGCGAAGAGGAGGATTGAAGAGGGTGAGATATTCCAAGTGGTGCTCTCGCGGCATGTGGATTTCGCGGTGGATGGGGATCTCTTCTCCCTCTACACCTCCATGGCATCTATAAACCCCTCTCCCTATATGTACTTTATAAAGTGGAGGGGGCTGTACCTCTTGGGCACTTCCCCTGAGTTATTAGTAAAAGTCCAGGGAGATAGGGCGGAGACGCACCCCATTGCTGGGACAAGGCCGAGGGGGGCCACTGAGGAAGAGGACTTAGCCCTTGAGGAGGATATGTTGCAAGACGAGAAAGAGCTGGCAGAGCACTATATGTTAGTGGACCTCGCCCGCAACGACTTGGGCAGAGTCTGCAGGCCCGGCACTGTAAAAGTCGACGAGTTATTCGCCGTAGAGAAATACAGCAGAGTTCAACACATAGTGTCGCGGGTTTTGTGCGTCCTCGAGAAAAAGGCCACTCCAGTAGACGCGTTATTTGCCACACACCCCGCCGGCACTGTATCGGGGGCTCCCAAGGTGAGGGCCATGGAGATAATCGCCGAGCTTGAAGACGAGCCCAGGGGTTATTATGCCGGCTCAGTTGGCTTCCTCTCGCCGAATATGTCCGAATTCGCCATTGTGATTAGAACCGCCATTGTTAAAGACGGGCTACTCAGACTTCAAGCCGGGGCTGGGGTGGTGTATGACTCAACGCCCGAGAGGGAGTTCCGGGAAACTGAGGCAAAACTTAAAGCGTTAAAAGAGGCGCTGGGGCTATGGACTTGA
- the trpD gene encoding anthranilate phosphoribosyltransferase, translating to MDLRALLRKLGHGQSLNADEAYILGKGILTGTLSEVEIAASLTAMKVRGETAEEVAGFVKMAREFAVRVPLTVEAIDTAGTGGDGAGTINLSTAAAIVAAAAGAKVLKHGNRSASGMFGSADFMEAVGYNLEIGPERAARLVEEVGFAFVFAPKYHPAFARVAPVRRQLPFRTVFNIVGPLANPGLVKRQLIGVAETRLLDVISEAAARLGFEHAVVVHGSGVDEVTTEGETVVYEVRKGAAERYTISPGDLGAPRVPLPRASSKEEAVAKALAGLRGELLEASIAIAVNAAFALYVAGVVKDVKDGYELAINTIREGAAYRKLMEAVESSKT from the coding sequence GTGGATTTAAGGGCCCTATTGAGAAAGCTCGGCCACGGCCAGAGCTTAAACGCCGATGAGGCTTATATCCTCGGCAAGGGGATTCTCACCGGGACGCTAAGCGAGGTGGAAATTGCGGCTTCTCTCACAGCGATGAAAGTAAGGGGGGAGACCGCGGAGGAAGTCGCCGGGTTTGTTAAAATGGCCAGAGAGTTCGCAGTGAGAGTACCCCTTACTGTAGAGGCCATAGATACTGCGGGAACAGGCGGCGACGGCGCCGGGACTATAAACTTATCCACCGCCGCAGCTATAGTGGCCGCCGCCGCTGGCGCTAAGGTGTTAAAACACGGGAATAGGTCCGCCTCTGGCATGTTTGGAAGCGCGGACTTTATGGAAGCGGTGGGGTACAATTTAGAGATCGGACCTGAGAGAGCTGCGCGTCTAGTGGAAGAGGTGGGCTTCGCCTTTGTCTTCGCGCCTAAGTACCACCCCGCCTTCGCCAGAGTGGCCCCCGTGAGGAGGCAGTTGCCCTTCCGCACTGTGTTTAACATCGTTGGCCCCCTCGCCAACCCCGGCCTGGTGAAAAGGCAATTAATCGGCGTTGCTGAAACACGCCTTCTAGATGTGATCTCCGAGGCGGCGGCGCGGCTGGGTTTTGAACACGCCGTGGTGGTACACGGCTCTGGCGTCGACGAGGTGACCACCGAGGGAGAGACCGTAGTTTATGAAGTAAGGAAGGGCGCGGCTGAGCGTTATACAATATCTCCCGGCGACTTAGGCGCCCCCCGCGTTCCACTGCCCAGGGCGTCTTCTAAAGAAGAGGCCGTTGCTAAGGCCCTGGCGGGGCTTCGGGGCGAGCTATTAGAGGCTTCTATTGCCATCGCCGTAAATGCCGCCTTTGCCCTATACGTCGCTGGGGTTGTGAAAGACGTGAAAGACGGCTACGAGCTCGCCATAAATACCATACGGGAAGGCGCGGCGTATAGGAAACTAATGGAGGCAGTTGAGTCCTCTAAGACATGA
- a CDS encoding TrpB-like pyridoxal phosphate-dependent enzyme, protein MVDRWYNIAADLPSVLAPPRDPDEGESRIGLLSKILPSALIDQEFTAERWVSIPEEVREAYRRVGRPTPLFRAEGLEKALGTGVRIYYKYEGVLPVGSHKLNTALAQAYYAKADGAVEVATETGAGQWGMAVSLAAALFGLRAVVFMTRSSYNSKRQRLTFMRAYGAVVYPSPSDVTEAGRRHYRPDHPGSLGIAISEAVEYVLSGERRKYLPGSVMEFVLLHQTVIGLEAVRQLPEEPDVAVACVGGGSNFAGFTYPMIGMKLRGEGFGRTRFVAVESEAAPKLTRGEYKYDFPDAVGVLPMLKMYTLGHDYVPPAIHAAGLRYHGAAPSLSLLRKLGIVEAVAYPQEEVMRAALLFARTEGIVPAPESAHAIKAAVDLAKKLPRGSVIAFNLSGHGLLDSDAYEKFLG, encoded by the coding sequence GTGGTAGACAGGTGGTATAACATCGCCGCCGATTTGCCCTCGGTCCTGGCCCCTCCGAGGGATCCCGACGAGGGGGAGAGCAGGATTGGGCTGTTGTCGAAAATTCTGCCCTCTGCGCTTATAGACCAAGAGTTTACCGCGGAGAGGTGGGTCTCCATACCCGAGGAGGTGAGGGAGGCGTATAGGCGGGTTGGAAGGCCCACGCCTCTTTTTCGCGCCGAGGGTCTTGAAAAGGCGCTGGGGACCGGCGTGAGGATTTATTACAAATATGAGGGCGTCCTGCCCGTCGGTAGCCATAAGTTGAACACAGCCCTTGCCCAGGCGTATTACGCAAAGGCTGACGGCGCTGTGGAGGTGGCTACTGAGACGGGGGCTGGGCAGTGGGGAATGGCGGTTTCCCTGGCGGCGGCCCTCTTCGGCTTAAGGGCTGTGGTGTTTATGACGCGCTCTTCGTATAACTCCAAGAGGCAGAGGCTCACTTTTATGAGGGCTTATGGCGCCGTGGTTTACCCAAGCCCAAGCGACGTGACTGAGGCCGGCAGGCGCCACTACAGGCCTGACCACCCGGGGTCTCTGGGGATTGCCATTTCTGAAGCCGTTGAGTACGTCCTCTCTGGGGAGAGGAGGAAGTACCTCCCCGGTAGCGTCATGGAGTTCGTGCTCCTCCACCAGACTGTTATAGGGCTTGAGGCCGTGCGGCAACTGCCGGAGGAGCCCGACGTCGCTGTGGCTTGCGTAGGAGGCGGGTCTAACTTCGCCGGCTTCACCTACCCCATGATTGGGATGAAGCTAAGGGGGGAGGGGTTTGGGAGGACGCGGTTTGTGGCCGTGGAGTCTGAGGCGGCTCCAAAGTTGACCCGGGGCGAGTACAAATACGACTTCCCAGACGCCGTGGGAGTCCTCCCCATGTTGAAAATGTACACCCTGGGACACGACTACGTCCCGCCCGCCATACACGCCGCAGGCTTGCGTTACCACGGCGCGGCGCCCAGCCTCTCGCTCCTGAGGAAATTGGGAATTGTAGAAGCCGTGGCGTATCCGCAAGAGGAAGTTATGAGGGCGGCGCTTCTCTTCGCGAGAACTGAGGGCATTGTGCCAGCTCCAGAGTCCGCCCACGCCATTAAAGCCGCGGTTGACCTCGCAAAGAAATTGCCGAGGGGATCTGTTATTGCCTTTAACCTCTCAGGCCACGGGCTGTTGGACTCAGACGCCTACGAGAAATTCCTCGGGTAA
- a CDS encoding AMP-binding protein, whose translation MRRPWEFLKGDTFPKLLQERALLNPRGVAFREKTWGIWRPTTWHEYYERVSKFAYGLLALGFRRGDHLAVVGYNRPEILIAEQSAMALGGISVGVYPDTLPEERAYWLDYTDVKVVVAEDQEQVDKILVVKKDLPKLEYIIYWDERMMWQYKDIKEPGLLSWKEVEKLGEEVRKSDSKLLEELIAKTHPDDVCLILSTSGTTGRPKGVMLTYSSMMSMAKNLWEVDPIQENFEYVSYLPFGWIGEQMMSLAMHMLVGFKINFVEEPETFWRDFREIAPHFMFGPARVYEMIYSKIMEHLEDTWDFDKKIFEIALNIGYRKVEAELTGKRIPFWLTLLWHISRMLIYRSILDKTGLKRIKYAYVGGSFLGPDYLKFYRALGVNLKRIWGMTEVSGIATVHPDNEVRLDTVGKPIANTEIKIAEDGEILVRTPAVMAGYYKRPEATAEALKEIVSLVGPNGAGKSTTLKAISGIVKTERGEITKGRILYNGEDLTNRKPEDIARLGIIHVLEGRRVFEELTVKEHLILAQRQARKLGAKPDVDIVFQYFPRLKERTDIRAGYLSGGEQQMLVIGMALIMRPKVMLLDEPSLGLSPKVTEELFQILKSMNEHEKITILLAEQNVYMSLRISNYGYILENGRVVLDGPSEQLLNNPDIKEFYLGLKGERFSYKDVKYWKRKKRYL comes from the coding sequence ATGAGGCGGCCTTGGGAGTTTCTAAAAGGCGACACGTTTCCCAAACTTCTACAAGAGAGAGCTTTGCTCAACCCAAGGGGCGTAGCGTTTAGAGAAAAAACTTGGGGCATATGGAGACCGACTACGTGGCATGAGTATTATGAGCGAGTAAGTAAGTTTGCCTATGGTCTGTTGGCTCTTGGATTTAGACGAGGGGATCACTTAGCTGTAGTGGGATACAACAGGCCAGAGATTTTAATTGCAGAACAGTCTGCAATGGCTCTTGGAGGTATTTCAGTGGGGGTATATCCAGATACTTTGCCTGAAGAGAGAGCCTACTGGCTCGACTATACAGATGTTAAAGTTGTTGTAGCTGAAGATCAAGAACAGGTTGATAAAATACTAGTAGTTAAAAAAGATCTACCGAAATTGGAATACATCATTTACTGGGATGAGAGAATGATGTGGCAGTACAAAGATATAAAGGAGCCTGGTCTTTTAAGTTGGAAAGAGGTGGAAAAACTTGGTGAAGAGGTTAGAAAAAGCGATTCTAAACTACTAGAGGAACTTATTGCAAAGACACACCCAGATGACGTTTGTCTCATCCTCTCCACGTCGGGGACCACGGGAAGGCCTAAGGGAGTTATGCTTACATACTCTTCGATGATGTCTATGGCTAAAAACTTGTGGGAGGTAGATCCTATACAAGAGAATTTCGAATATGTGTCTTATCTTCCCTTTGGTTGGATAGGAGAACAAATGATGTCGCTGGCTATGCATATGCTTGTTGGCTTTAAGATAAATTTTGTAGAGGAGCCAGAGACTTTTTGGAGAGATTTTAGAGAAATAGCGCCGCATTTCATGTTCGGGCCGGCCAGAGTTTATGAAATGATTTACAGTAAAATAATGGAACATCTAGAAGATACCTGGGATTTTGACAAGAAGATTTTCGAAATTGCTCTAAATATAGGATATAGGAAAGTAGAGGCAGAGTTAACAGGAAAAAGGATACCATTTTGGTTAACACTATTATGGCATATATCAAGAATGTTGATATACCGCTCAATTCTTGACAAGACAGGTCTTAAGAGAATAAAATATGCATATGTCGGCGGCTCATTCCTAGGCCCCGACTATCTCAAGTTCTATAGAGCTCTAGGAGTTAATTTAAAGCGTATATGGGGAATGACGGAAGTATCAGGCATAGCGACAGTTCACCCAGATAATGAGGTAAGGCTTGACACTGTGGGTAAGCCTATAGCAAATACCGAGATAAAGATTGCAGAAGATGGGGAAATACTAGTGAGAACCCCCGCCGTGATGGCCGGTTATTACAAAAGGCCTGAGGCCACAGCAGAGGCATTGAAAGAAATCGTATCTCTCGTGGGGCCTAACGGGGCGGGGAAGTCAACTACGCTTAAGGCTATAAGCGGCATTGTGAAAACTGAAAGAGGGGAGATTACAAAGGGGAGGATTTTATACAACGGAGAGGACCTGACTAATAGGAAGCCGGAAGATATTGCCAGATTGGGGATTATACACGTCCTTGAGGGGAGAAGAGTTTTTGAAGAGCTAACTGTAAAAGAACATTTAATACTCGCCCAACGACAGGCAAGAAAACTTGGGGCAAAGCCCGATGTAGATATTGTTTTTCAATACTTCCCTAGGTTAAAAGAGAGAACTGATATTCGAGCTGGTTATCTCTCTGGCGGCGAGCAACAGATGTTAGTAATCGGCATGGCATTAATTATGAGACCAAAAGTAATGCTCCTTGACGAGCCGTCACTAGGCCTCTCGCCAAAAGTAACAGAAGAGTTGTTCCAAATTTTGAAATCCATGAACGAGCACGAGAAAATCACAATTCTGCTCGCAGAGCAGAATGTCTATATGTCTTTGAGAATTTCCAATTATGGCTATATTTTAGAAAATGGGAGAGTGGTGCTTGACGGACCATCAGAACAGTTATTGAACAATCCAGATATAAAAGAATTTTATTTAGGACTTAAAGGAGAGAGATTTTCATACAAAGATGTAAAGTATTGGAAAAGGAAAAAAAGATATCTATAA
- a CDS encoding ABC transporter ATP-binding protein: protein MVLLGGYDIEVKFGGVTALRDVTLEVLPGKIHAIVGPNGAGKTTLLNVFSGFIKPRKGKVLYQGRDITRIKPHVRAKIGIGRTFQKTSEVFKHMTVLEVVMTGALASIKDSVIDIFTSALWHGPYFRKEEEIREIAEEVIEFMELYEYRHRIVGSLPYGLQKKVDVARALAGKPKILLLDEPMSGLTREEREDMARYIIEINKVLGITVVLVEHDLSLVYDLADVVSVFSFGSKIAEGPPAEILKSEYVASAYMGKATI, encoded by the coding sequence ATGGTTTTATTAGGGGGCTACGATATTGAGGTGAAATTTGGTGGTGTGACGGCGTTAAGAGATGTGACTTTAGAAGTGTTACCTGGGAAAATCCACGCAATTGTAGGCCCGAACGGCGCAGGTAAAACAACATTATTAAATGTCTTCTCAGGCTTTATCAAGCCGAGAAAGGGAAAAGTATTATACCAAGGTAGGGATATAACAAGAATTAAGCCGCACGTCAGAGCAAAAATTGGAATAGGGAGAACTTTTCAAAAAACCTCTGAGGTTTTTAAACATATGACAGTACTAGAAGTAGTAATGACAGGGGCCTTGGCATCTATAAAAGATAGTGTAATTGATATATTTACGTCGGCTTTATGGCATGGCCCCTATTTCAGAAAAGAAGAAGAAATACGTGAAATAGCCGAAGAAGTAATTGAATTTATGGAATTGTATGAATATAGGCATAGAATAGTGGGCTCGCTACCTTATGGCTTACAGAAAAAAGTAGACGTAGCCAGAGCATTGGCTGGTAAGCCTAAGATTTTGTTGCTAGACGAGCCTATGTCTGGACTAACACGAGAGGAGCGAGAAGATATGGCAAGGTACATAATCGAAATAAATAAAGTTCTGGGAATAACAGTAGTTTTAGTTGAACACGATCTATCACTAGTGTACGATTTAGCAGACGTTGTTTCGGTGTTCTCCTTCGGATCAAAAATAGCAGAAGGCCCGCCTGCTGAGATTTTGAAAAGCGAATATGTGGCAAGCGCCTATATGGGAAAGGCGACAATATGA